ATTAAGTTCTCCTCTAATTTATTAACCATTTTATTGTTATCATTATGATTGCAGCATAGACTTGCAAGAGGACACAAAAGCGTCAAATTCTGAAATTCATTCATCACCAATGGATAATAGTTTCGAGTCCTTCAATCACGAACAGGTAAGACAACCACTATTAAACTGGTTCCAATCCCATGACTTGGTGATTAGTATGTATTTTCTATGGCACCAGGAACAAGGATAATCTCATGACTTGATGCATCATGAGAAAGATCGAAATTGAATCTTACGTTTACAATATGTTTCTCTCCCAGGCCTAGCCTACTGTAATATTTGATGCAATTTATGTTTGGGTGAAGGCGTGAAGCCTATATGTGCATCaagtactcatttttgatgttAGAGATTCTTCTTTTCCATTTGTTTCCTGCTTGGGCAGATGAAGGACAAATTTACCAGAAAGTCGGTCTTTAAAAGATATTTGTATGTATAGTTGATGCACACACTTTAATAGAGAAATAGTATATTGTTGTGGCAATGataatatatacacacactctATTAGCATGCTGACATAACAGTAGAAAAAGCACAAAGCAAATCACAACAGATAGCCATGAACTTGTCTATTATATAAGATTCTGCTTAATTTATTTACTTGCAGTTTTTCATTTGCAATGTGCATCATTCCTTTTTTTATCTTTCCAAATCAGCAGGAAAAGACTACTAAGAGCAAAAGACCGACTAAAAAGATCAAAGCGGAGACCAACTCCCTTAATATCAAAGACATGTTCAGTAGGGCTACTAGGCGTGGAAAATGAAGTTATGAAGCAGCAGAGCACAGATAAACAGAACTAAGAGACTAATCGGAGCAAGGTATTATGAATGTGGAGAGAGGATGAcatttaaaaatgtaatttgaaCAGGCTTGGAATGAATCGGATGGCTTAGTTTCTCTGATCTGGTGTCGTTGTTGCTGATGTAAACAGACGGCATCTGTATCCTCTTTACTGTTAATTTCTAAGTGTATGGTATTCATCACTTTGTACCTGCCCTGCAAAACCAGCTGTAAATGCCAACTCTCTATGAGTTTTGAAATGGAGACAATTTATTGCTCTGTACTCATGCGATATGCGGATAATATTATGATCCAACTGCAAAATTTCATTATTAATACATAGATTGGGCTATGCCTAATCCCCACCTTtggtggattttttttttaaaaaaatagagcTTCGAATGGACATCAATTAGGATGACTTTacattcaatcaatttttcattgctaattaaatcataaattaactCGTGATGAAATTCAAATCTTTCTTTACAAAGTCCAAGAAGAAATTTATACTATATGATCTTTTTGATTATCCTATAAATTATAGAGTATGCTAGAATCACTAAATGCAAGATGTTATAGATTTCTCATTGCATCGCATTAATTATGTTTGAGTAGTCTgattgtgtaaatatttttatttggctTATATATAGACACACGCATATATCATTTGGCCAATTAAACTATATGAACTacaactatttttattaattatattcctaaaatgagtgagaaaaaATCATCACCGATTGTGAATACTGAAGAAATAGAAAGTATTATGGAGCAACTGcccaaaactaataatttgttgAATAACTTTCAACTTTATCAGTGGGAAGGATTTTGGTCCACTCTTCCCATTATAAAGGCAGCCATGGTCTTCAAGGCAACCTTCAAATCAGAACCTAATGATGTTCTCTTGGCATCTTCCATGAAAACAggtttttattaatcaattgatTTGAGTTTGATTAATGCACTCATCAAGCATTTCATGTTCttgtgaaaaaatatatatgttccATATTTAAGGCCGTGTATTTGGTACAAAGGAAAATGTGTTCTTAATTTTCTCTGATGTTAAATATTGTCAAAACATCGTTTATATGTGTTGAGGGATAGGGCGGTGGAGATGGTGGTTGGGGAGGAAGTGTGTGTATGGGAGGGGGTGGAATATTGGAGCGTAGGGAGGAGACAATTGGTGTGGGATTCCCATtatgaaacttattttcctaTTCTCGTtaagaaagttatttttttaatcatcaaAACCTAACCTACACACTATGTAGTCTTtccttacaatttttttgttgcgtgtatacatttaaaaattagagtgccttatacttgtatataattcttaagatattaactagtaaaaaatactttatattttCATTCTAATGTCTAATGTTTGTCTTACAGGTTCAACATGGCTCAAGGCCATATGTGTATCCATCATGCAAGGTaataaagaggaagaagaagacctTTTAGTTAAGGATAATCCTCATTTTTATGTTCCAACAATAGAGGCCAAggattattatttaaaaactcCAACTCATGATCCATACACAATGCCCTCTCTAAAATTATTTCACACACATTTACCTTATAGGGTTTTGCCTGATTCaatcaaaaattcaaataattgcAAGATTATATACATAACAAGAAATCCTAAAGATACCTTAATTTCTATGTGGCATTACCTCAATAATTGTAAGCGTTTAGAAGATCTCTCTCCTTTAGAAGAGGTTGTGGAGAACTTTTGCAATGGGGTTCATCATTATGGACCATTTTTCGAACATGTTCTTGAATATTgggaagaaagtaaaaaaaagcctcaaaaattattattcttaaagTACGAAGACTTGAAGATAGACCCCAAgaaagaggtggcaaaaatagCCTTGTTTCTTGGAAAGCCTTTTGGTAATGAAGAGGATTTGGAGATAGTTTTGAACAAGTGTAGCTTGGAGAGGCTTAAGAATTTGGAGGTTAATAAGAGTGGATCAATTGTCTCTTATGTCCACAATAATGCATTTTTCAGAAAAGGAGTTGTTGGGGATTGGAAGAATCACATGACACCTGAAATGGAAGAGCAACTTGACAAGATTACCAAGTTGAAGCTTCAAGGGAGTGGACTTGAACTTTGATATTTATAAAcaagaagtattgaaaacacatCTGAACTACTTGACATGAATTATTAGTATCATTCTTGAATTATTGACGGTCTTAAAAACATTCATCTATTTGGCTAACTCAACTTAAGTACACCCCGATCTGCCACATAGCAtaacaagtggtctcaaactcttgtacgAGCGTgggactcttaataaaaagccgagagaagtgttgaaaacacctctaaatttttggtattttttacCCATGTGGCAAGATCAgaggtgtatttaagttcagttagtcaaaTAGATGGGTATAAAGCTGTTAATAATTTAGAAACGAAACTAATAATAATTCATGTCGTCAAATTAGGgatgttttcaatacttttcaCTGTAATTACTACTTTAATAAGCTTTCCTATTACTTCATCCGGATGAGTAATATGTTAGGGttgttgaaaataataaaattaaatgtttaaGCATCTATCTTCCATGTCTTTTTGTATCTCTTTTTTGAAGTATGAGTCTAGAAATATCTCTTAATTGTTGACACCTAtaaaagtttatcttttgtaataATGTTGTTATGCACGCATggaattttaatatattatggATTGAGTTTTATGTCATTATACTTCTTCGatcttatttatgtattatgtaaaaccttttattttaataagtGATATAGATGAGGTGGTCTTTAAAGCGGcgtaatatttttgaaattaaaaatactaaagTTAGAGGGTCtattttggaaaagaaaaaaaattgttgatgcGTTAAAATGAAATAGGCAGACAACGATAATGACTTTAGTTAATTAGAAGATATTAATTAATATCCACTAGTCACCGTCTCGAATTTTTAATGCTTATAACAGgtaagatttttaattatttttatttttaatatttaaatatagataagaaaatagtatTATAAGGCAATTTAGACCCAAATTATTTTCTACCTAGTATGTATGACATGGGTGGATTCATAgcttgtcttttcttttttttcttcttcaaattttagaGATGTACAAAGTAAACTTAATTTAATGTACAAAAATATGATATATCATCAAATTGAatttgacaaatttattttttttactcataTCATCatacttattaaatttaatgtgaaTGATTTCTAAATAAATGTGTTATGAACCCAACACTGAACCAAGCTATGAACAAAGAAGTAATTGTGTCGAAGAGTTTGGGCCAGCGATGTAGGAGCAAAAGACTGAAGAAGCTCAATAAGCTTTTAGGAAATTATATATGGCAGTGAAGCACAGATGGCAGTGGCAGATAGGTCTATAGGGGAATATTATCTTTATATTATGCAATGTCTAGAATGTAAACTAGTCAACAGAGATAAGACTTTTCGGAGTAAGTTCTTTCAttgaaaatcgataaaaataatatactatatatatatacctgcCCTGCAAAATCAGCTATAAATGATAAGTGtctatgaattttgaaatgGAGACAATTTATTGCTCTTACTTCATTTTACTAGTGGCATGTGTGGATAATATTATCATCATCCAACTGCAAAATTTCATTATTAATACATAGATTGGGCTATGCCTATCTAATAGAGCTACGAATGGACATCAATTAGGATGACTTTACATTCAATCGATTTTTCATTGCTAATTAACTCGTgatggaattttttttcaaatctttcTTTATAAAGTCCAATAAGAACTTTATACTATATGATCTTTTTTGGTTATCCTATACATTATAGAGTATGCTAGAATCACTAAATGCAAGATGTCATAGATCTCTTATTACATCACATTAACAATTATGTTAAgtaatgtaaatattttttacactcCTCCTTCCCCTATATATAGACGCATATATCATTTGGCCAATTAAACTATATAAACTAccactatttttattaattatattcctaaaatgagtgagaaaaaATCATCACCAATTGTgaataatgaagaaatagaGAGAATTATAGAGCAACTGCccaaaattgattatttttggaataaaatTCAACTATATCAATGGGAAGGTTTTTGGTCCACTCTTACCACTGTAAAGGCAGCCATGGTCTTCAAGGCAACCTTCAAATCAAAACCTAATGATGTTCTCTTGGCATCTTCCATGAAAACAGgttttattaattaatcaattgatTTGAGTTTCATTAATGAATTCATCAACTATTTTATCTTCTAGtggaaaaatatatgtattatgcgaaaccttttattttaataagtGCTATAGATAAGGTGGTTTTTAAAGCGgcataatatttttgaaattaaaaatattaaatttaaagtttattttagaaaaaatgaatttgttgATGTGGTAAAATGAAATAAGCAGACAATGCTAATGACTTTAGTTAATTCGAAGATATTAATTAATATCCACTAGTCACCGTCTCGAATTTTTAATGCTTATAACAGGTAagattcttaattatttttatttttaatatttaaatatggaTAAGAATATAGTATTATAAGGCAATTTAGACTAATTATTTTCTATCAAATGTCTATGAGCTTTGAAATGGAGACAATTTATTGCTCTTAATTACTTCAAATTCACGCCATGTGCGGATAATATTACCATCATCCAACTGCAAAATTTCATTATTAATACATAGATTGGGTTATGCCTATCTAGTAGAGCTACGAATGGACATCAATTAGGATGACTTTACATTCAATTGATTTTTCATTGctaattaaatcataaattaactcgtgatggaattttttttcaaatctttcTTTAAGAAGTCCAAGAAGAAATTTATACTATATGATCTTTTTGGCTATCCTATAAATTATAGAGTATGCTAGAATCACCAAATGCAAGATGTTATAGATCTCTCATTGCATCGCATTAATTACGTTAAGtaatttgattatgtaaatatttttttcaaaacgaCTCTTCCTTCCTtcatatatacacacatatcATTTGGCTAATTAAACTAAATGAACTAccactatttttattaattccattcataaaatgagtgagaaaaaATCATCAGCAATTGTgaataatgaagaaatagaGAGAATTATAGAGAAACTGCCCAAAACTTATCATTCGTGGAATAACATTGATCAACTTTATCAGTGGGAAGGGTTTTGGTCCACTCTTATCATTTTAAAGGCAGTCATGATCTTCAAGGCAACCTTCAAAACAGAACCTAATGATGTTCTCTTGGTATCTTCCATAAAAACAggtttttattaatcaattggtttgagtttgattaatgaattcATCAACTATTTTATCTTCttgtgaaaaaatatatatgttccATATTTAAGGTTGTGtatttggtacgaaggaaaatgtgTTCCTGATTTTCTCTGATGTTAAATATTATCACaatagcatatatatatatatatatatatataatagttttttgacacgtgcgttgcacgtgaataacaatttcaaaaatatatgttatagtaaataatACTGTttatttaagcgaagatttgaataataaacttagcaaaaaataatattgcagatttttttgtgaatgttcaatgtggatcgtcatatatatctaTTATTAATGCAAACCTTTTATtccactaatattaccttatagacaataattgatctgtattttttttttgttatctaaccagatgtgttttgcatgtgtattccacattaaattgtttagatgtcttatgaacatgtgaagagaacaaatacattttatatattcacatatttccatatttgttgtgagttttttttttagaaaaactcagaacattttaaaataatatactttgaagttagaagatcttgttaacttgataatacatttgtgacatatataatactttaatttaaatacaaatacctacccaaatataaatatatatttgcattaatgaaaatatttatctcataaaattaactattaaataaataataaaaattactaatacaaacttcaacatgcgttattacaagtcatatgaacttttcttcgtctaaaatactaaaatattaagaaatagtatataagtaaaacaaaagggcaatatttatatattttcattctaaTGTCCGATGTTTGTCTTACAGGTTCAACATGGCTCAAGGCCATATGTGTATCCATCATGCAAGGTaataaagaggaagaagaagacctTTTAGTTAAAGATAATCCTCATTTCCATG
The DNA window shown above is from Solanum stenotomum isolate F172 chromosome 6, ASM1918654v1, whole genome shotgun sequence and carries:
- the LOC125868334 gene encoding cytosolic sulfotransferase 5-like, with protein sequence MSEKKSSPIVNTEEIESIMEQLPKTNNLLNNFQLYQWEGFWSTLPIIKAAMVFKATFKSEPNDVLLASSMKTGSTWLKAICVSIMQGNKEEEEDLLVKDNPHFYVPTIEAKDYYLKTPTHDPYTMPSLKLFHTHLPYRVLPDSIKNSNNCKIIYITRNPKDTLISMWHYLNNCKRLEDLSPLEEVVENFCNGVHHYGPFFEHVLEYWEESKKKPQKLLFLKYEDLKIDPKKEVAKIALFLGKPFGNEEDLEIVLNKCSLERLKNLEVNKSGSIVSYVHNNAFFRKGVVGDWKNHMTPEMEEQLDKITKLKLQGSGLEL